A stretch of the Dechloromonas sp. TW-R-39-2 genome encodes the following:
- the hemN gene encoding oxygen-independent coproporphyrinogen III oxidase: MNFATENLVFDPQIIRRFDVNGPRYTSYPTADRFVEAFDSDAAKLWLGKRNIGGISRPLSLYFHIPFCNTICYYCACNKIITKDHGRSAKYLKYLAKELALQSASLDGQDGEHEVIQLHWGGGTPTFLSHDEMRQLMSETRKHFKLLDGGEYSIEVDPRKVDTATVALLGELGFNRMSVGVQDFDERVQIAVNRVQTEEETANVINAARANGFKSVSVDLIYGLPHQSVMGFNRTLERVLAMDPDRLSIYNYAHMPSLFKPQRRIAEPDLPSADTKLQILALAIKKLTEAGYVFIGMDHFAKPDDELAVAQRQGRLHRNFQGYSTYADCDMLSFGISSISKVGPTYSQNVKTLDEYYDRLDEQMLPVFRGIELNADDILRRSIIQALMCHFELSIESIQSAHLIDFHKYFAAELEDMREMERGGLLKIERDWITVLPPGRMLVRAISMVFDRYLRADRQRTRYSKVI, encoded by the coding sequence ATGAATTTCGCAACTGAAAACCTCGTATTCGATCCTCAGATCATTCGCCGCTTCGACGTCAACGGCCCCCGCTACACTTCGTATCCGACGGCCGATCGTTTCGTCGAAGCTTTCGATTCGGACGCTGCCAAACTGTGGCTCGGCAAGCGCAACATCGGCGGTATCAGCCGTCCGCTGTCATTATACTTCCACATACCGTTCTGTAACACTATCTGCTATTACTGTGCCTGCAACAAGATCATTACCAAGGATCACGGGCGCAGCGCCAAATACCTGAAATACCTTGCCAAGGAGCTTGCCCTGCAAAGCGCCAGCCTGGACGGTCAGGACGGCGAGCATGAAGTGATCCAGCTGCATTGGGGTGGCGGTACGCCGACTTTCCTGTCGCATGACGAAATGCGGCAACTGATGAGCGAAACCCGCAAGCATTTCAAGTTGCTCGATGGCGGTGAGTACTCGATCGAAGTTGATCCGCGCAAGGTCGATACGGCAACCGTGGCTTTGCTTGGTGAACTGGGTTTCAACCGGATGAGTGTCGGCGTCCAGGACTTCGACGAACGTGTTCAGATTGCCGTTAATCGCGTCCAGACCGAAGAAGAAACGGCGAATGTGATCAATGCCGCGCGGGCCAACGGTTTCAAATCAGTTTCGGTCGATTTGATCTACGGCTTGCCGCATCAGTCGGTCATGGGATTCAACCGGACACTGGAACGTGTTCTGGCCATGGATCCGGATCGCCTGTCGATCTACAACTATGCGCACATGCCGAGCCTGTTCAAGCCGCAGCGCCGGATCGCCGAGCCGGATTTGCCATCGGCCGATACCAAACTGCAAATTCTTGCCCTGGCGATCAAAAAGCTGACCGAAGCTGGCTACGTCTTTATCGGCATGGATCACTTTGCCAAACCGGATGATGAGCTGGCTGTGGCTCAGCGTCAGGGGCGCTTGCATCGCAATTTCCAAGGCTATTCAACCTACGCTGACTGCGACATGCTGTCTTTCGGTATTTCGTCGATCAGCAAGGTCGGGCCGACCTACAGCCAGAACGTCAAGACACTTGATGAGTACTACGATCGGCTCGATGAGCAGATGCTGCCGGTGTTCCGCGGCATTGAACTGAATGCCGACGATATTCTGCGTCGTTCGATCATCCAGGCCCTGATGTGCCACTTCGAATTGTCCATCGAGAGCATCCAAAGTGCTCACTTGATTGATTTCCACAAGTATTTCGCTGCCGAGCTGGAAGACATGCGCGAAATGGAGCGTGGTGGTCTGCTCAAGATCGAGCGTGACTGGATTACCGTCCTGCCGCCGGGACGGATGCTGGTTCGTGCAATTTCGATGGTTTTTGATCGTTATCTGCGGGCTGATCGCCAGCGGACGCGCTACTCGAAAGTCATCTGA
- the selD gene encoding selenide, water dikinase SelD — protein sequence MSDEKPRLTQLSHGGGCGCKIAPAVLQKILAGMPPGIVPPQLLVGTETSDDAAVYQINAQQAIVATTDFFMPIVDDPFDFGRIAATNAISDVYAMGGTPLFALALVGMPVNVLPLETIGQILAGGDAVCRAAGIPIAGGHTIDSVEPIYGLVAIGLVNPDHLKRNSGAKAGDKLILGKPIGVGTYSAAIKKDKLHPGDYAAMVASTTQLNTPGPVLACLDGVHAVTDVTGFGLLGHLLEVCKGSQLRGKVKFADIPLLPRAQEFAEAGVITGASGRNWASYGQDVVFDQALGETARHLLTDPQTSGGLLVACAPDTVTEVLSIFLQQGFGHVSVIGEVEEGQPGIEVY from the coding sequence GTGTCAGACGAAAAACCCAGACTTACCCAACTTTCCCACGGCGGCGGCTGTGGCTGCAAGATTGCACCGGCCGTGCTCCAGAAAATCCTGGCCGGCATGCCGCCAGGCATCGTCCCGCCCCAGTTGCTGGTCGGTACCGAAACCAGCGACGATGCTGCGGTCTACCAGATCAATGCACAACAAGCGATTGTCGCAACGACGGATTTCTTCATGCCGATCGTCGACGACCCCTTCGATTTTGGCCGCATCGCTGCGACCAACGCTATTTCCGATGTCTACGCCATGGGCGGCACGCCGCTTTTCGCGCTGGCGCTGGTCGGCATGCCGGTCAATGTCCTGCCGCTCGAAACCATCGGCCAGATTCTTGCCGGGGGCGATGCGGTGTGTCGTGCGGCGGGGATCCCGATTGCCGGTGGTCACACCATCGATTCGGTTGAACCGATTTACGGTCTGGTGGCCATCGGTCTGGTCAATCCGGATCATCTCAAGCGTAATTCCGGTGCCAAGGCCGGGGACAAGCTGATTCTCGGCAAGCCGATCGGTGTCGGGACCTACAGCGCCGCGATCAAGAAGGACAAGCTGCATCCGGGCGATTACGCCGCCATGGTGGCCAGCACCACGCAACTCAATACGCCGGGGCCGGTCCTCGCCTGTCTGGACGGGGTGCATGCCGTGACCGACGTTACCGGATTCGGCTTGCTGGGGCATTTGCTCGAAGTTTGCAAAGGCAGCCAGTTGCGCGGCAAAGTCAAATTTGCCGATATTCCGCTATTGCCCCGGGCACAGGAATTTGCCGAGGCCGGTGTGATTACCGGTGCTTCCGGACGCAACTGGGCAAGTTACGGGCAGGATGTCGTCTTTGATCAGGCTTTGGGTGAAACTGCCCGCCACCTGCTGACCGATCCACAAACCTCCGGTGGGCTGCTCGTTGCCTGCGCTCCCGATACCGTCACGGAAGTGCTGTCGATCTTCCTGCAGCAAGGCTTTGGCCATGTTTCGGTGATCGGCGAAGTGGAGGAAGGGCAGCCGGGGATCGAGGTGTATTGA
- a CDS encoding heavy-metal-associated domain-containing protein: MVEETLIKVGGMSCQGCVKNINQLLLAMPGVNSADVSLEAGEAKVTFDPAKIQRLALLEAIEDAGFDAE; the protein is encoded by the coding sequence ATGGTGGAAGAAACGTTGATCAAAGTCGGCGGCATGAGTTGCCAGGGGTGCGTCAAAAATATCAATCAGCTGCTGCTGGCCATGCCAGGGGTCAATTCAGCCGATGTGTCGCTTGAGGCAGGGGAGGCGAAAGTCACTTTCGACCCGGCAAAAATCCAGCGCCTTGCCTTGCTTGAAGCCATCGAGGACGCCGGCTTCGATGCCGAATAG
- a CDS encoding hemerythrin domain-containing protein: protein MTSIRSFMTDDHRRCDDLFAEAEQAVAKKDFNLARASFGHFRSAVLAHFDTEEKTLFPTFEAKTGMTMGPTQVMRMEHAQMRSLLDEADASLLAGEAEDYLGQAETLLIMMQQHNMKEENILYPMCDQHLSAELSAVLERLEAELSEA, encoded by the coding sequence ATGACCAGTATCCGCAGTTTTATGACCGATGATCATCGCCGCTGTGATGACCTGTTCGCCGAAGCCGAGCAAGCTGTTGCCAAAAAGGATTTCAATCTTGCACGGGCCAGTTTCGGGCACTTTCGTTCCGCTGTGCTGGCACATTTCGATACCGAAGAAAAAACACTGTTTCCGACGTTTGAAGCGAAGACCGGGATGACCATGGGGCCGACCCAGGTGATGCGTATGGAACATGCACAGATGCGCTCCCTGCTCGACGAGGCGGATGCGTCTTTGCTGGCCGGCGAGGCCGAGGATTACCTCGGTCAGGCGGAAACCTTGCTGATCATGATGCAGCAGCACAACATGAAAGAAGAAAACATTCTCTACCCGATGTGTGATCAACACCTGTCGGCAGAGTTATCCGCCGTTCTTGAACGGCTTGAAGCAGAACTCTCAGAAGCATGA
- a CDS encoding cation-translocating P-type ATPase — MSDDNAGKVVEFAIAGMTCAACSARLEKVLNRQPGLQANVNLAAERARVRFSGAADEAQVIAAVAKAGFSATRVDGQTREREKAEKNRVYRSDLRRFWISVALTLPLLGQMLFMFGEHGHQNELPRWLQFALATPVQFWIGWRFYDGAWKALRGGGANMDVLVALGTTMAWLLSSVVTLLGLAQHVYFEGGAAVITLVLLGKLLEARAKSRTSEAIEALVRLQPRMARVERDGQWVEMPVEALMPGDIFMVRPGESVPVDGEVIDGESSLNESMLTGESMPVGKKAGDKVFAATANGHGALHCRATGVGEHTLLAGIIRMVGEAQGSKAPVQRLADQISAVFVPVVCAIAALTLLGWWWQSGDFSVALINAVAVLVIACPCALGLATPTAIMVGTGQGARAGILVKNVEALERAEKIRILALDKTGTLTCGQPQLTDIVPRHMASDEALRLAGALEQHSEHPLARAVLAALGTVDLEKVQDFKAHPGHGVSGVLAGRALRLGSPDWLDCAADPEVLALQQAGKTVIVLADEQQVLALLAIADALRPTSRQAVETLLARGIRVVMLTGDNEATAAAIAAQAGIVEFRAGILPGDKASAVASLKADGLLVAMVGDGINDAPALAAADVSFAIGAGSDAAIEAADLTLIRNDLLGVVDAIDLSTATLGKIRQNLFFAFIYNVAGIPLAALGLLNPVFAGAAMAMSSVSVVSNSLLLKRWQPDALRQEKK; from the coding sequence ATGAGCGACGATAACGCAGGCAAGGTTGTCGAGTTTGCCATTGCCGGAATGACTTGTGCCGCTTGTTCTGCGCGCCTTGAGAAAGTGCTGAATCGCCAGCCGGGCTTGCAGGCCAACGTCAATCTGGCGGCCGAACGTGCCCGCGTGCGTTTTTCCGGGGCGGCAGACGAGGCGCAGGTCATCGCCGCCGTGGCCAAGGCGGGCTTTTCCGCCACTCGGGTTGATGGTCAGACGCGTGAGCGCGAAAAAGCCGAGAAAAACCGTGTTTACCGCAGCGATCTTCGTCGTTTCTGGATTTCGGTTGCGTTGACCTTGCCCTTGCTTGGCCAGATGTTGTTTATGTTTGGCGAGCATGGTCACCAGAACGAACTCCCCCGCTGGTTGCAGTTTGCGCTGGCGACACCGGTTCAGTTCTGGATCGGCTGGCGCTTCTACGACGGTGCCTGGAAAGCGTTGCGTGGCGGCGGTGCCAATATGGATGTGCTGGTTGCCCTGGGGACGACCATGGCCTGGTTGCTGTCCAGTGTCGTGACCCTGCTCGGGTTGGCGCAGCACGTTTATTTCGAAGGCGGTGCGGCGGTCATTACGCTGGTCCTGCTCGGTAAATTACTGGAGGCACGGGCCAAGTCGCGAACGTCGGAGGCGATCGAGGCGCTGGTTCGCCTGCAACCGCGCATGGCGCGGGTCGAGCGTGATGGACAGTGGGTTGAAATGCCGGTTGAAGCATTGATGCCGGGTGACATCTTCATGGTTCGTCCGGGCGAGAGCGTACCGGTCGATGGCGAGGTGATCGACGGCGAATCCAGCCTGAATGAGTCTATGCTGACCGGGGAAAGCATGCCGGTCGGTAAAAAAGCGGGTGACAAGGTTTTTGCCGCGACAGCGAACGGGCATGGTGCGCTGCATTGTCGGGCAACTGGCGTCGGTGAGCACACTTTGCTTGCCGGCATCATCCGGATGGTGGGCGAGGCTCAGGGCTCCAAGGCGCCGGTGCAGCGCCTGGCCGATCAGATTTCTGCCGTTTTTGTTCCGGTTGTCTGCGCAATTGCGGCCCTGACCCTGCTGGGCTGGTGGTGGCAGAGTGGTGATTTTTCTGTCGCCTTGATCAATGCCGTGGCTGTGCTGGTGATCGCCTGTCCGTGTGCTCTCGGCCTGGCAACGCCGACGGCAATCATGGTCGGGACGGGGCAGGGGGCTCGGGCCGGAATTCTGGTCAAGAATGTCGAAGCGCTGGAGCGGGCTGAAAAAATCAGGATTCTGGCACTTGATAAAACCGGAACGCTGACCTGCGGCCAGCCGCAACTGACCGACATTGTTCCGCGCCACATGGCGAGTGATGAGGCGTTGCGTCTTGCCGGGGCCCTCGAACAGCATTCCGAACATCCACTGGCACGCGCCGTGCTGGCAGCCCTGGGTACGGTCGACCTCGAAAAAGTGCAGGATTTCAAGGCGCATCCTGGTCATGGTGTGAGTGGCGTACTGGCCGGCCGAGCGCTTCGTCTGGGCTCGCCCGATTGGCTCGATTGTGCAGCCGATCCCGAGGTGCTGGCTTTGCAGCAGGCGGGCAAGACGGTGATCGTGCTGGCCGATGAGCAGCAAGTGCTGGCTTTGCTGGCGATTGCCGATGCGTTGCGCCCGACCTCCCGTCAGGCGGTGGAAACCCTGCTGGCTCGCGGCATTCGGGTCGTCATGCTGACCGGAGACAATGAGGCAACGGCCGCCGCCATCGCAGCGCAGGCTGGTATCGTCGAATTTCGTGCCGGCATCCTGCCGGGTGACAAGGCCAGCGCGGTGGCCAGCTTGAAAGCGGATGGCTTGCTGGTGGCAATGGTTGGCGATGGTATCAACGATGCGCCGGCGCTGGCCGCTGCCGATGTCAGCTTCGCGATCGGGGCTGGCTCGGATGCGGCAATCGAGGCGGCCGACCTGACTCTGATTCGTAACGACCTGCTCGGTGTAGTCGACGCAATCGACCTATCCACGGCCACCTTGGGGAAGATACGGCAGAATCTTTTCTTCGCATTCATCTACAATGTGGCAGGTATTCCGCTGGCTGCACTCGGTTTGCTCAATCCCGTTTTTGCCGGGGCGGCAATGGCCATGAGTTCGGTTTCGGTGGTGTCGAATTCGCTTCTTCTGAAACGTTGGCAGCCGGATGCGCTGCGGCAGGAGAAAAAATAA
- a CDS encoding sulfite exporter TauE/SafE family protein yields MPDSGYLALFLVGLLGGTHCVGMCGGIVGALSMGAPGRWSLLFAYNAGRILSYSAAGAMAGALGAASLGLEGQVPVRLGLYLLANLMLIALGLYLLGITRALAFMEKAGQSLWRLIQPLTRRFLPASNVFQAFPLGVLWGWLPCGLVYSALATSLAAGSAGRGALTMLAFGLGTLPNLLLAGIVLARLNEFVRRSAVRLISGLLVLGFGVYGMLGLIRLLR; encoded by the coding sequence ATGCCTGATTCTGGCTATCTAGCCCTTTTCCTTGTCGGACTGCTTGGCGGTACGCATTGTGTCGGCATGTGCGGCGGAATTGTCGGCGCTCTTTCGATGGGCGCTCCCGGTCGTTGGTCCTTGCTGTTTGCCTACAATGCCGGGCGTATTCTGTCCTATTCCGCAGCAGGGGCAATGGCCGGTGCGCTGGGGGCAGCCAGCCTGGGGCTGGAAGGCCAGGTTCCGGTTCGTCTGGGACTCTATCTGCTGGCCAATCTGATGCTCATTGCGCTCGGTCTTTACCTGCTCGGCATTACGCGCGCGCTGGCCTTTATGGAGAAGGCCGGGCAATCCTTGTGGCGTTTGATCCAGCCCTTGACCCGCCGTTTTTTGCCTGCCAGCAATGTGTTTCAAGCTTTTCCCCTTGGCGTGCTTTGGGGATGGTTGCCCTGCGGACTTGTTTACAGTGCATTGGCCACCTCCTTGGCTGCAGGCTCGGCAGGTCGCGGGGCGTTAACCATGCTGGCTTTCGGTTTGGGTACTTTGCCCAATCTTCTGCTGGCTGGCATTGTGCTGGCCCGGCTGAATGAATTTGTTCGTCGCTCCGCTGTCCGTCTGATATCCGGATTGCTGGTCCTGGGATTCGGGGTTTATGGCATGCTGGGTTTGATCCGCTTGCTTCGCTGA
- the fnr gene encoding fumarate/nitrate reduction transcriptional regulator Fnr: MMPQQTASQEISLSVIKTACSNCNLRELCLPFGLNIDELERLDDLVSTRRRIKRGDHLYRAGETFDAIYAIRSGFFKTDVLLEDGRDQVTGFQMAGELLGLDGISTEHHTCNAIALEDSEICAIPFSQLESLSREIHTLQHHFHKVMSREIVRDHGVMMLLGTMRAEERLAAFLLNLSQRFTARGFSHAEFYLRMTREEIGSYLGLKLETVSRAFSRFQEEGHIAVQQKHIRILNVNGLKALMNHHPN; this comes from the coding sequence ATGATGCCCCAACAAACAGCTTCACAGGAAATTTCTCTTTCGGTCATCAAGACGGCGTGTTCGAACTGCAATCTGCGCGAACTCTGCCTACCCTTCGGACTCAACATTGACGAGCTCGAACGCCTGGATGACCTGGTATCGACCCGTCGCCGCATCAAGCGTGGCGACCACCTCTACCGGGCCGGAGAAACATTCGATGCAATTTACGCCATCCGTAGCGGCTTCTTCAAAACCGATGTGCTGCTTGAGGATGGCCGGGATCAGGTGACCGGGTTCCAGATGGCTGGCGAGCTGCTCGGACTTGACGGCATCAGCACTGAACACCACACCTGCAACGCGATCGCCCTCGAAGATAGTGAAATCTGCGCCATTCCGTTTTCGCAACTGGAAAGCCTGTCGCGTGAAATTCATACCTTGCAGCACCATTTTCACAAGGTCATGAGCCGCGAAATCGTCCGCGACCACGGCGTAATGATGCTGCTCGGCACCATGCGCGCCGAAGAGCGACTGGCCGCCTTCCTGCTCAATCTCTCGCAGCGATTCACGGCACGTGGTTTTTCTCACGCCGAGTTTTACCTGCGCATGACGCGCGAAGAAATCGGCAGCTACCTCGGCCTCAAGCTCGAAACGGTTTCGCGCGCCTTCTCCCGATTCCAAGAAGAAGGCCATATCGCCGTCCAGCAAAAACATATCCGGATCTTGAATGTTAACGGGCTGAAAGCCCTGATGAATCATCATCCCAACTGA
- a CDS encoding MBL fold metallo-hydrolase, whose protein sequence is MKTTKTIFQEGNHKWIAIVRDPNKPGYIIDTNEYLVTHGGRGLLLDPGGAEVFPAVFSALSTEFDPSLLSGIFASHQDPDICSSLALWLEFNPQMRCYVSWLWSSFIPHFGGTAETFVAIPDEGIDISLEGLHLQAVPAHFLHSSGNFHLYDKIAKILFSGDVGAALLPPSEDALFVEDFDKHIRHAEGFHRRWMGSNEAKRRWCERAAKMEIDMLCPQHGAIYRGADVQRFINWFDELQVGIVAA, encoded by the coding sequence ATGAAAACAACAAAAACCATTTTCCAGGAAGGCAACCACAAGTGGATTGCCATTGTCCGTGACCCCAACAAGCCTGGCTACATCATCGATACCAACGAGTATCTGGTGACCCATGGCGGGCGTGGCCTGTTGCTTGATCCCGGCGGTGCTGAGGTTTTTCCTGCAGTTTTTTCGGCTTTGTCTACCGAATTCGATCCCTCCTTGCTGAGCGGTATTTTTGCCTCGCATCAGGATCCGGATATTTGTTCATCTCTGGCTTTGTGGCTCGAATTCAATCCCCAGATGCGCTGCTATGTCAGTTGGTTGTGGAGCAGCTTCATTCCGCATTTTGGCGGTACGGCGGAAACGTTTGTTGCAATTCCGGACGAGGGAATCGATATATCCCTCGAAGGGCTTCATCTTCAGGCTGTCCCTGCCCATTTCCTGCACTCGTCGGGAAATTTCCACCTGTATGACAAGATTGCCAAGATTCTCTTTTCCGGCGATGTCGGTGCAGCTTTGCTGCCGCCGTCAGAGGATGCCTTGTTCGTCGAGGATTTTGACAAGCACATCCGCCACGCCGAGGGTTTTCACCGGCGCTGGATGGGCTCGAATGAAGCCAAGCGTCGCTGGTGCGAGCGCGCTGCGAAAATGGAAATCGACATGTTGTGTCCGCAACATGGTGCAATTTACCGTGGCGCAGATGTGCAACGTTTCATTAATTGGTTTGATGAATTGCAGGTCGGTATTGTTGCCGCCTGA
- a CDS encoding bifunctional diguanylate cyclase/phosphodiesterase, translating into MIFGDTAHVLAGHQGGEAEYDALFDAAMAAAQVGIFIHQDGRFKYANAHLLQLIGYSADELIDRMGPLDLLAPGEQALFLQHLAEETAGISSHQYELSVRHKDGESIPVSLLGRSTRFNGRAASVASVLNISAQREAERQARELADFDALTGLPNRRLLADRMVQLLAVAEREQGAAALIFLDLDHFKRINDSLGHSLGDELLCAVAQRLSTVVRRVDTLARLGGDEFVFALPSTHSGAAAEIARRLVEVCNEPFFVGGHELTVTASLGISLYPQDGKDAETLLKNADTAMYKAKEQGRNAFQFYASAMNTAMLERLLIESDLRRALRLNEFTLDYQPLVSLQSGLIVGVEALVRWRHPELGIIMPDSFIQVAEETGMINRLGDWVLGEACRQAQAWCDAGLPQMIVAVNVAPVQFRQAGFVEAVAGALAASGLEAGLLELEVTERTVMHDAEIHLGTLSSLNRMGVELSLDDFGTGYSSLAYLKRFPVGKLKIDRSFIRDLENDPDDRAIASTIISMGRNLRLTVLAEGVENAQQLALLRDMGCDMAQGYYFSRPLPAGEMTVLLRQQPFLNKE; encoded by the coding sequence ATGATTTTCGGTGATACTGCCCATGTGCTCGCCGGGCATCAAGGTGGCGAGGCGGAGTACGACGCCCTGTTTGATGCCGCGATGGCGGCAGCGCAGGTCGGGATTTTCATCCATCAGGATGGTCGTTTCAAATATGCCAACGCTCATTTGCTCCAGCTGATCGGCTATTCGGCAGATGAACTGATTGACCGGATGGGGCCGCTTGATCTGCTGGCGCCGGGTGAGCAGGCGCTTTTCCTGCAGCACCTTGCAGAGGAGACCGCGGGCATCTCCAGCCATCAATACGAACTTTCGGTTCGTCACAAGGATGGCGAATCGATTCCGGTCAGTCTGCTTGGACGATCCACCCGGTTTAACGGCCGGGCGGCATCGGTTGCCAGTGTCCTGAATATTTCAGCCCAGCGCGAAGCTGAAAGACAGGCGCGGGAACTGGCTGATTTCGATGCGTTGACTGGCTTGCCGAACCGCCGTCTGCTGGCCGACCGGATGGTCCAGTTGCTTGCCGTCGCCGAGCGCGAGCAAGGTGCCGCGGCGCTGATTTTTCTCGATCTCGACCACTTCAAGCGGATCAACGATTCCCTGGGGCACAGCTTGGGCGATGAATTGCTTTGCGCGGTGGCCCAGCGTTTGTCGACCGTGGTCCGGCGGGTCGATACCCTGGCCCGCCTGGGCGGCGATGAATTCGTCTTTGCGCTGCCGTCGACCCATTCCGGCGCGGCCGCGGAGATCGCCCGGCGTCTGGTTGAAGTCTGCAATGAGCCCTTTTTTGTCGGTGGGCACGAGTTGACCGTGACAGCCTCGCTGGGCATCAGCCTTTACCCGCAGGACGGAAAGGATGCCGAAACCCTGCTCAAGAACGCCGATACAGCGATGTACAAGGCCAAGGAACAAGGGCGTAACGCCTTTCAGTTCTACGCCAGCGCAATGAACACGGCGATGCTGGAGCGTTTGCTGATCGAGAGCGATCTGCGGCGGGCGCTTCGCCTGAATGAATTCACGCTGGATTACCAGCCACTGGTCAGCCTGCAGAGCGGATTGATCGTCGGTGTTGAAGCACTGGTGCGTTGGCGGCATCCGGAACTTGGCATCATCATGCCGGACAGCTTCATTCAGGTGGCCGAAGAAACCGGGATGATCAACCGGCTGGGGGACTGGGTGCTCGGTGAAGCTTGCCGCCAGGCGCAGGCCTGGTGCGACGCCGGCTTGCCGCAGATGATTGTCGCGGTCAACGTTGCGCCGGTGCAGTTTCGCCAAGCGGGCTTTGTCGAGGCGGTAGCCGGGGCGCTGGCTGCCAGCGGGCTGGAGGCCGGCCTGCTTGAACTGGAGGTGACCGAGCGAACGGTGATGCACGATGCCGAAATCCATCTTGGCACCTTGTCGTCGCTCAACCGGATGGGGGTGGAGCTTTCGCTCGACGATTTTGGTACCGGCTATTCATCGCTGGCTTATCTGAAACGTTTCCCCGTCGGCAAATTGAAGATTGATCGTTCTTTCATCCGCGATCTGGAAAACGATCCGGACGACCGGGCCATTGCCTCGACCATTATCAGCATGGGGCGTAACCTGCGCCTGACCGTGTTGGCCGAAGGGGTGGAGAATGCACAACAACTCGCCCTGCTGCGCGATATGGGCTGCGATATGGCCCAGGGCTATTATTTCAGCCGGCCGCTGCCTGCCGGTGAGATGACCGTGTTGCTGCGTCAGCAACCGTTTTTGAACAAGGAGTAA
- a CDS encoding DUF2249 domain-containing protein: MTHPKTPHVVDARFMEPPEPFVQTMEMLDTLKEGEKMLLLLYREPHPLYKVLAQNGHSHETELMPDGTFEILIW, translated from the coding sequence ATGACTCATCCTAAAACTCCTCATGTCGTTGATGCCAGGTTCATGGAACCGCCCGAGCCATTTGTCCAGACCATGGAAATGCTCGACACGCTGAAGGAAGGGGAAAAAATGCTCCTCCTTCTTTACCGCGAACCCCATCCGCTTTATAAGGTGCTGGCCCAGAATGGCCATTCGCACGAAACCGAACTGATGCCGGATGGCACATTCGAAATCCTCATCTGGTGA
- a CDS encoding SirB2 family protein, which translates to MSYLALKHIHVTCVLLSGLGFCLRAIWMLADSSLLKHRLVRLLPHLVDTTLLGSAVLLAISSGQYPFVNGWLTAKFLGLLAYIVFGTFALKRGRTKAIRAMFLGFALLAYAYIISVALTRNPLPGL; encoded by the coding sequence ATGAGTTATCTGGCACTAAAGCACATACACGTTACGTGCGTGTTGCTCAGCGGTCTTGGCTTTTGTCTGCGGGCAATCTGGATGCTTGCCGATTCGTCCTTGCTGAAGCATCGCTTGGTCAGGCTGCTGCCCCATCTTGTCGATACGACCTTGCTCGGGAGTGCCGTGCTGCTGGCTATATCAAGTGGGCAGTATCCGTTTGTAAACGGATGGTTGACCGCGAAATTTCTCGGGCTGCTGGCTTATATCGTCTTTGGAACGTTTGCCCTCAAGCGGGGCAGGACAAAGGCGATCCGCGCTATGTTTCTGGGTTTCGCGCTGCTCGCCTACGCCTACATCATCAGTGTTGCGCTGACGCGTAATCCGCTGCCCGGCTTGTAG
- a CDS encoding universal stress protein has product MKILLPVDGSDCALRAVDQLIAHSSWYREVPEIHLLNVHPPIPLGRVQAHIGKETLHDYYLEEGQRDLLSAQEALNQAGRYHTSHIHVGQPAEVIAKVAAELGCDLIVMGSHGRSGVAGLIAGSVASRVLHLAHCPVLLVK; this is encoded by the coding sequence ATGAAAATTTTATTGCCCGTTGATGGCTCCGATTGCGCCTTGCGCGCCGTTGATCAATTGATCGCTCACTCCTCCTGGTACCGGGAGGTGCCGGAAATCCACCTGCTCAACGTACATCCGCCGATTCCGCTGGGCCGCGTACAGGCGCACATCGGGAAAGAAACCTTGCATGATTATTATCTTGAAGAAGGGCAGCGAGATTTGCTGTCTGCGCAAGAGGCGCTCAATCAGGCGGGGCGTTATCACACCAGCCACATTCATGTCGGGCAGCCGGCCGAGGTGATTGCCAAGGTTGCCGCCGAGCTTGGCTGCGACCTGATTGTCATGGGGTCGCATGGCCGCAGTGGCGTTGCCGGCTTGATCGCAGGTTCGGTCGCCAGCCGTGTGTTGCACCTGGCGCATTGTCCTGTGCTTTTGGTCAAATGA